One window from the genome of Candidatus Didemnitutus sp. encodes:
- a CDS encoding energy transducer TonB, producing the protein MKSILPCQLIGLVLAAFTVALSSCANSAGSRVVPHPVHNALHFSGDYVEVSKCDVPPHAIRQAVPHYPAELRRAGYSGEARLWFIVETDGRVIEIQIEDASSVEFGEAARASISQWKFSPGIKSGQAVRTLCQIVMPFTLME; encoded by the coding sequence ATGAAATCGATCCTCCCTTGCCAGTTGATTGGCCTTGTCTTGGCGGCCTTCACCGTCGCGCTCAGTTCGTGCGCAAATTCCGCCGGCTCCAGAGTCGTCCCTCATCCCGTGCACAATGCCCTCCATTTTTCCGGCGACTATGTCGAGGTGTCAAAGTGCGACGTTCCTCCGCATGCGATACGCCAGGCCGTGCCTCATTACCCGGCGGAGCTGCGACGCGCGGGCTACAGCGGAGAGGCGCGCCTGTGGTTCATCGTCGAAACCGACGGACGTGTGATCGAAATCCAGATCGAAGACGCCTCCAGCGTGGAATTCGGTGAAGCCGCGCGCGCGTCGATTTCGCAGTGGAAGTTTTCGCCTGGGATAAAATCCGGTCAGGCGGTGCGCACACTTTGCCAGATAGTCATGCCGTTCACGCTCATGGAGTGA
- the lpxA gene encoding acyl-ACP--UDP-N-acetylglucosamine O-acyltransferase, with the protein MASNIHPTAIVEPGAQLGADVTLGAYSFVGCESTIGDGTVLHHHATVEGYTVVGRQCEIYPFTCIGTKTQDLKYRGGRPGTRIGDRNVFREYTSVHAATNDGEFTTIGHDNLLLAYCHVAHDCQIGNHLIASNSVGLAGHVIVDDHVTLGAKCGVHQFCRVGSHVMVGAMSKVVQDVPPYIIADGNPAIARSINKIGLERHGFSPERLDAVKHAFRLFYRAGYNRTQALDAMSSHALAATEEFKAFLKFVTSSDRGLVAGR; encoded by the coding sequence ATGGCGTCGAACATACACCCGACCGCCATCGTCGAACCGGGCGCGCAGCTCGGCGCCGACGTTACGCTGGGCGCCTATTCCTTCGTCGGATGCGAGTCGACGATCGGCGATGGCACCGTCCTGCATCATCACGCGACCGTCGAGGGCTACACCGTCGTCGGCCGGCAGTGCGAGATTTACCCGTTCACCTGCATCGGCACGAAGACGCAGGACCTCAAGTATCGCGGCGGCCGCCCCGGCACGCGCATCGGCGACCGCAACGTCTTCCGCGAATACACCAGCGTGCACGCCGCCACGAACGACGGCGAGTTCACCACCATCGGCCACGACAACCTGCTGCTCGCCTACTGCCACGTCGCGCACGACTGCCAGATCGGCAATCACCTCATCGCGAGCAACTCGGTCGGCCTCGCCGGCCATGTGATCGTCGACGACCACGTCACTCTCGGCGCGAAGTGCGGCGTGCACCAGTTCTGCCGCGTCGGCTCGCACGTGATGGTCGGCGCGATGTCGAAGGTCGTGCAGGACGTGCCGCCCTACATCATCGCCGACGGCAACCCCGCGATCGCGCGCTCGATCAACAAAATCGGCCTCGAACGCCACGGCTTTTCGCCGGAGCGGCTCGATGCCGTGAAGCACGCCTTCCGCCTTTTCTACCGCGCCGGCTACAATCGCACGCAGGCCCTCGACGCGATGAGTTCGCACGCGCTCGCCGCGACCGAGGAGTTCAAGGCGTTCCTGAAATTCGTCACGTCCAGCGACCGTGGCCTCGTCGCCGGCCGCTGA
- the efp gene encoding elongation factor P: MPAANDLRKGQVIKFNGEPHLVMETQHRTPGNLRAFVQVKMRNLRYGKSLEQRFNSPDPVEVLPTDRRTLEFSYADRENFSFMDPETFETFELTATMIGDSKNYLVAGGKAEVLFINDNPVTIDLPSTVTLKITESAEGIKGDTASNVQKPATCETGLVIQVPLFIKEGELVRVSTLDGTYMGRA; the protein is encoded by the coding sequence ATGCCCGCAGCCAACGACCTCCGCAAAGGCCAAGTCATCAAGTTCAACGGCGAGCCCCACCTCGTCATGGAGACCCAGCATCGCACGCCGGGCAACCTCCGCGCCTTCGTGCAGGTGAAGATGCGCAATCTGCGCTACGGCAAGTCGCTCGAACAGCGCTTCAACTCGCCCGACCCGGTCGAGGTGCTCCCGACCGACCGCCGCACGCTCGAGTTCAGCTACGCGGACCGCGAAAATTTCTCCTTCATGGACCCGGAGACGTTCGAGACCTTCGAGCTCACCGCCACCATGATCGGCGACTCCAAGAACTACCTCGTCGCCGGCGGCAAAGCCGAAGTCCTCTTCATCAACGACAATCCGGTCACGATCGACCTGCCCTCCACCGTCACGCTCAAGATCACCGAGAGCGCCGAGGGCATCAAGGGCGACACCGCCTCCAACGTCCAAAAGCCCGCCACCTGCGAGACCGGCCTCGTAATCCAGGTTCCGCTCTTCATCAAGGAAGGCGAACTCGTCCGCGTCAGCACGCTCGACGGCACCTACATGGGCCGCGCCTGA
- a CDS encoding glycoside hydrolase family 88 protein: MTSPARCLALACALAAVPLAVASYDFGPWSAGQSPQEIGRRVAANFVARPHMPMWEPKFIHYAEACAWYGAFQFAQVTHDDALRTQLVARLEPLFGPEKNLIPEPYHVDGTVFAIVPLEAYIQTRDPRALEVGKHMADRQWVGEPYGPRFAKDGDKAWKENVAAGLSWQTRFWIDDMFMITMAQSQAYRATGERRYIDRAALEAVAYLNRLQQPNGLFYHAPEAKHHWARGNGWMAVGMAELLRIMPKDSPHRPRVLAGFQLMMSALLAQQDASGMWHQLIDGPDSYAETSGTAMFTYAFITGVQLGVLDEKTYGPAARKGWLALLTYLDADANLREVCAGTGIRADREHYLKRPRITGDFHGQAPLLWCAAALLR; encoded by the coding sequence ATGACCTCCCCTGCCCGCTGCCTCGCCCTCGCCTGCGCTCTCGCCGCCGTCCCGCTCGCCGTCGCGAGCTACGACTTCGGCCCGTGGTCCGCCGGCCAGTCGCCGCAGGAAATCGGCCGGCGTGTCGCCGCGAACTTCGTCGCCCGTCCGCACATGCCGATGTGGGAGCCCAAATTCATCCACTACGCCGAAGCGTGCGCCTGGTATGGCGCATTTCAATTCGCCCAGGTCACCCACGACGACGCGCTGCGCACGCAACTCGTCGCGCGCCTCGAGCCGCTCTTCGGGCCGGAGAAAAATCTCATCCCCGAACCGTATCACGTCGACGGCACCGTTTTCGCCATCGTGCCGCTCGAAGCTTACATCCAAACGCGCGACCCGCGCGCGCTCGAGGTGGGCAAGCACATGGCCGATCGCCAGTGGGTAGGCGAACCCTACGGCCCGCGTTTCGCGAAAGACGGCGACAAAGCCTGGAAGGAAAACGTCGCCGCCGGACTCTCGTGGCAGACGCGTTTCTGGATCGACGACATGTTCATGATCACGATGGCGCAGTCACAGGCCTACCGCGCCACCGGCGAGCGCCGCTACATCGACCGCGCCGCCCTTGAAGCCGTGGCCTACCTCAATCGCCTCCAGCAGCCGAACGGCCTTTTCTATCACGCGCCGGAAGCCAAGCATCACTGGGCGCGCGGCAACGGCTGGATGGCCGTCGGCATGGCCGAACTCCTACGCATCATGCCGAAGGACAGCCCGCACCGCCCGCGCGTCCTCGCCGGTTTTCAGCTGATGATGTCTGCACTCCTTGCCCAACAGGACGCGAGTGGCATGTGGCACCAGCTCATCGACGGCCCGGACTCCTACGCAGAAACGTCAGGCACGGCGATGTTCACCTACGCATTCATCACCGGCGTGCAACTCGGCGTGCTCGACGAAAAAACCTATGGCCCGGCCGCGCGTAAGGGCTGGCTCGCGCTGCTCACTTACCTCGACGCCGACGCCAATCTCCGCGAAGTCTGCGCCGGCACCGGCATCCGCGCCGATCGCGAGCACTATCTGAAGCGCCCGCGCATCACCGGCGACTTCCACGGCCAAGCGCCGCTGCTCTGGTGCGCCGCGGCGCTGCTGCGGTGA
- a CDS encoding DUF971 domain-containing protein encodes MQDALRPLDVQLIGPEVAIRWSDGAESYIGVEKLRANSPSAEVKGEQDIFGNQYGGEARKSHAGVEVTGWEQVGNYAIRFDFSDGHRTGLYSYALLRELGAS; translated from the coding sequence ATGCAAGACGCTCTTCGCCCGCTCGACGTGCAACTCATCGGCCCCGAGGTCGCCATTCGCTGGAGCGACGGCGCAGAGAGCTACATCGGCGTGGAGAAACTCCGCGCGAATTCCCCGAGCGCGGAGGTGAAAGGCGAACAGGACATCTTCGGCAACCAATACGGCGGCGAGGCACGGAAGAGCCACGCCGGCGTCGAGGTGACCGGCTGGGAACAAGTCGGCAATTACGCAATCCGCTTCGATTTCAGCGACGGACACCGCACGGGACTCTACAGCTACGCGCTGCTGCGGGAGCTGGGCGCGAGCTGA
- a CDS encoding bifunctional UDP-3-O-[3-hydroxymyristoyl] N-acetylglucosamine deacetylase/3-hydroxyacyl-ACP dehydratase, with amino-acid sequence MKQRTLLREVSIKGNALHTGDAVHMTFKPAPVNHGIVFKRADLHGHPEIKPRVDLVTDLVRATTIQQGHAKIHTVEHVLSALSGCGIDNLLIEMDAGEPPIMDGSSREFVKMIQQGEPVEQDAEREYFTLTEPISVSRGNSSVIALPYDGLKISCTSADDRGIHTQHLSLTIDPDVYVTQVAASRTFTVYEDIEGLLKMGKIKGGSLDCAVVIKGDKIISKEPLRFADEFVRHKILDIIGDITLLGVPLKAHIVATRPGHAINAELTKLLLEKYDAWKKGGKKPAKPAAPKAEITTETTLDIRRVLDTIPHRYPFVMIDRVVEVGDDTLTAIKNVTINEPYFQGHYPGNPVMPGVLQIEAMAQAAGILLIRRTSDIENKTALFMSCNAVKWRKPVRPGDQLNIKVKMTKARGTIACAEAECSVGGQVVSSGELMFALVDTSAMD; translated from the coding sequence ATGAAGCAGCGCACCCTTCTGCGCGAGGTCTCCATCAAGGGCAACGCCCTGCATACCGGAGACGCCGTGCACATGACCTTCAAGCCCGCGCCCGTGAACCACGGCATCGTGTTCAAGCGCGCGGACCTGCACGGCCACCCGGAAATCAAACCCCGGGTCGATCTCGTCACGGACCTCGTGCGCGCCACGACCATCCAGCAGGGGCACGCCAAGATCCACACGGTCGAGCACGTGCTCAGCGCTCTCAGCGGCTGCGGCATCGACAATCTCCTCATCGAAATGGACGCCGGCGAGCCGCCGATCATGGACGGATCTTCGCGTGAATTCGTGAAGATGATCCAGCAAGGCGAGCCGGTCGAACAGGACGCCGAGCGCGAATACTTCACCCTCACCGAGCCGATCTCCGTCTCGCGCGGCAACTCCTCCGTCATCGCGTTGCCCTACGACGGCCTGAAAATTTCCTGCACCAGCGCCGATGATCGCGGCATCCACACGCAGCACCTCTCGCTCACGATCGACCCCGACGTCTACGTCACGCAAGTCGCCGCTTCGCGCACCTTCACGGTTTACGAGGACATCGAGGGCTTGCTCAAGATGGGCAAGATCAAGGGCGGCTCGCTCGACTGCGCCGTCGTCATCAAGGGCGACAAGATCATCTCGAAGGAGCCGCTGCGCTTCGCCGACGAGTTCGTCCGCCACAAGATCCTCGATATCATCGGCGACATCACGCTCCTCGGTGTCCCGCTGAAGGCTCACATCGTCGCTACACGCCCCGGCCATGCCATCAACGCCGAGCTGACGAAGCTCCTCCTCGAGAAATACGATGCGTGGAAAAAGGGCGGCAAGAAACCCGCCAAGCCCGCCGCGCCGAAGGCCGAGATCACCACCGAGACCACGCTCGATATCCGCCGCGTGCTCGACACGATCCCGCACCGCTATCCGTTTGTCATGATCGACCGCGTCGTCGAAGTCGGCGACGACACGCTCACCGCGATCAAGAACGTCACGATCAACGAACCGTATTTCCAAGGACACTATCCGGGTAATCCCGTCATGCCCGGCGTCCTCCAGATCGAGGCGATGGCGCAGGCCGCCGGCATTCTGCTCATCCGTCGCACCAGCGACATCGAGAACAAGACCGCGCTCTTCATGAGCTGCAACGCCGTGAAGTGGCGCAAGCCCGTGCGTCCTGGCGACCAACTCAACATCAAGGTCAAGATGACCAAGGCCCGCGGCACCATTGCGTGCGCCGAGGCCGAGTGCTCCGTCGGCGGCCAAGTCGTCTCGTCGGGCGAACTCATGTTCGCGCTCGTCGACACCAGCGCGATGGACTGA
- a CDS encoding polysaccharide lyase: MKSRLTTGLLAALACLAATTTSQATASFHNSGTIANGGGFSNWDGSNLDSPCAITQSTSVLYPGTSSSIKCQADYQGSGYTGRYHAMKTHNSGYTYGETGFYGFAFYLQSAWDFSGSQQYQLFQMIANYAGDSKNTCGEDWQPSAMIWVQGNQLASRRNYGSDECHRTTQSYTGLAGVSAGVWHRIVTQAHWTNDSTGYYKVWFDGTKVLELLNQAVTINRPVQYRMDVGIYANSWHDQGYCTGSTQRIAWFSKVGKGTVFADADPAQW; this comes from the coding sequence ATGAAATCGCGTCTCACGACCGGTCTGCTGGCGGCATTGGCTTGCCTCGCCGCGACCACCACCTCGCAAGCCACCGCGAGCTTCCACAACTCGGGCACGATCGCCAACGGCGGCGGCTTCTCGAATTGGGACGGCTCGAATCTCGACTCGCCGTGCGCGATCACGCAGTCGACCAGCGTGCTCTACCCCGGCACGAGCAGCTCCATCAAGTGCCAGGCCGACTACCAAGGCAGCGGCTACACCGGACGCTACCATGCGATGAAGACGCACAACAGCGGCTACACCTACGGCGAAACCGGCTTCTACGGCTTCGCATTCTACCTGCAGAGCGCGTGGGATTTCTCCGGCTCGCAGCAATACCAGCTCTTCCAGATGATCGCGAACTACGCGGGCGACAGCAAAAACACCTGCGGCGAAGACTGGCAGCCGAGCGCGATGATTTGGGTGCAAGGCAACCAGCTCGCCTCGCGCCGCAACTACGGCAGCGACGAGTGCCATCGCACCACGCAGTCCTACACCGGCCTCGCCGGCGTCAGCGCTGGCGTGTGGCACCGCATCGTCACGCAGGCGCACTGGACCAACGACTCAACCGGTTACTACAAGGTATGGTTCGACGGCACGAAGGTCCTCGAACTCCTGAACCAAGCCGTGACCATCAACCGTCCCGTGCAATACCGCATGGACGTCGGCATCTATGCGAACAGCTGGCACGACCAGGGCTATTGCACCGGGTCGACGCAGCGCATCGCGTGGTTCAGCAAAGTCGGCAAGGGCACGGTTTTCGCCGACGCCGATCCCGCGCAGTGGTGA
- the can gene encoding carbonate dehydratase: protein MHQLPHLFAQNQAWAEAIKQRDPEFFQKLSRQQSPEYLWIGCSDSRVPANEIIGLLPGEVFVHRNVANVVVHADLNALSVIQFAVEMLKVKHIMVVGHYGCGGVNAVLRCQRVGLADNWLRHVQDVKVKHENCLCQLPDDSARSARLCELNVIEQVANVCATTVVQDAWARGQDLTVHGWVYGLRDGLIRDLHTSASNPDEATAAYKQAIDALDRRDATSVPW from the coding sequence ATGCATCAGCTTCCACACCTGTTTGCACAAAACCAAGCCTGGGCCGAGGCCATCAAGCAGCGCGATCCGGAGTTTTTCCAGAAGCTCTCGCGCCAGCAGAGCCCGGAATATCTCTGGATCGGCTGCTCGGACTCGCGCGTGCCGGCGAACGAGATCATCGGGTTGCTGCCCGGCGAGGTGTTCGTGCACCGCAATGTCGCCAACGTGGTCGTGCACGCGGATCTCAACGCGCTCTCGGTGATCCAGTTCGCCGTCGAGATGCTGAAGGTGAAACACATCATGGTCGTCGGCCATTACGGCTGCGGTGGCGTCAACGCCGTGCTGCGCTGCCAGCGCGTCGGATTGGCCGACAACTGGCTGCGCCATGTGCAGGATGTGAAGGTGAAGCACGAGAATTGCCTCTGCCAGCTGCCGGACGACTCGGCGCGCAGTGCGCGGCTTTGCGAACTGAACGTGATCGAGCAGGTGGCCAATGTCTGCGCGACGACTGTGGTGCAAGACGCCTGGGCGCGCGGGCAGGATCTCACCGTGCACGGCTGGGTTTACGGACTGCGCGACGGATTGATCCGCGACCTGCACACGTCGGCGAGCAATCCCGACGAGGCCACGGCGGCCTACAAGCAGGCGATTGACGCGCTCGACCGTCGCGACGCGACCTCGGTGCCGTGGTGA
- a CDS encoding class I SAM-dependent rRNA methyltransferase gives MREKARPATPEEKALWPRPWAQLKFVTFQPAIFPRMLGDVSRDARPGDFVSVYDKFGNRIGAGLFNPRAKMPLRVVTHTAEAVGEEYFETALRRAVALRRDMFKLDEVTDAYRVVGSDGDGISGLTIDRYGDTLFCDVYSLGIFQRLPKWLPLLHELLGTKHVRVHVDHDLGSLEGIKPSMMREITASAPDKVRVREHGVRFEVDFAEGHKTGFFCDQRDNRRRFGQLAKGLRVLDLCSYTGGFSINAALGGATEITAVDLDEKAVAQGRRNANLNQVSPNKLKWVHADAFAYARQMQKNGEQFDLVLCDPPKFVMTREPAGAAEGMRKYADLNTIAASLVKPGGLFVTCSCSGLVSLEDFEQVVIKGVHRLNRRLQLFDRTGPGVDHPVYSNCLESRYLKVLWARVV, from the coding sequence ATGCGCGAGAAGGCGCGCCCTGCCACGCCCGAGGAGAAGGCGCTGTGGCCGCGGCCGTGGGCGCAGCTGAAGTTCGTCACGTTCCAGCCGGCGATCTTCCCGCGCATGCTCGGTGACGTCTCGCGCGACGCGCGGCCGGGCGACTTTGTTTCCGTCTACGACAAGTTCGGCAATCGCATCGGCGCGGGGCTTTTCAACCCGCGCGCCAAGATGCCGCTGCGCGTCGTCACCCACACCGCCGAGGCGGTGGGCGAGGAGTATTTCGAGACGGCGTTGCGCCGCGCGGTCGCGTTGCGCCGCGACATGTTCAAGCTCGACGAAGTCACCGACGCCTACCGCGTTGTCGGTTCCGACGGCGACGGCATCAGCGGACTCACGATCGATCGCTACGGCGACACGCTGTTCTGCGACGTCTACTCGCTCGGCATTTTCCAGCGCCTGCCGAAGTGGCTGCCGCTGCTGCACGAGCTGCTCGGCACGAAGCACGTCCGCGTCCACGTCGATCACGACCTCGGCAGCCTCGAGGGCATCAAGCCGTCGATGATGCGAGAAATCACCGCGAGCGCGCCCGACAAGGTGCGTGTGCGCGAACACGGCGTGCGCTTCGAGGTGGACTTCGCCGAGGGGCACAAGACCGGCTTCTTCTGCGACCAGCGCGACAACCGCCGGCGCTTCGGCCAGCTCGCGAAGGGGCTGCGCGTGCTCGATCTGTGCAGCTACACCGGTGGCTTCTCGATCAACGCCGCGCTCGGCGGTGCGACGGAGATCACCGCAGTCGACCTCGACGAAAAGGCCGTCGCGCAAGGCCGCCGCAACGCGAACCTCAATCAGGTTTCCCCGAACAAACTGAAGTGGGTGCACGCCGACGCGTTTGCTTACGCTCGTCAGATGCAGAAGAACGGCGAGCAGTTCGACCTCGTGCTGTGCGACCCGCCGAAGTTCGTCATGACGCGCGAGCCGGCCGGCGCAGCCGAGGGCATGAGGAAATACGCCGACCTGAACACCATCGCCGCGAGCCTCGTGAAGCCTGGCGGCCTTTTCGTCACGTGCTCGTGCTCGGGCTTGGTTTCACTCGAGGATTTCGAGCAGGTCGTGATCAAGGGCGTGCACCGGCTGAATCGCCGCTTGCAACTCTTCGATCGCACCGGCCCGGGCGTGGACCATCCGGTTTATTCGAACTGCCTCGAGAGCCGTTACCTCAAGGTGCTCTGGGCGCGAGTGGTATAA
- the argS gene encoding arginine--tRNA ligase, translating to MDLPFHVASHVDAALRAAAARLGLAERGFQPEVRVADPAHGDFQANGALAFAKREKQNPRALAQQVVDALDADTRAAFDITLAGPGFINFRLKPATLLAWLARYDSEEHLHSGAATEHARQTWVVDYSSPNTAKQMHVGHLRSAVIGEAICRLLAFTGARVIRDNHLGDWGTQFGKLIYGYKRWADPAALATDAIEELERLYKLGNNATPDGSPELDEARRELVKLQSGDPENVALWKKFSEVSLAAFQQIYDRLGITFDHNLGESFYNDKVERIYRELTETGLAQESEGALVVFHPEHPRFKTQPFLIRKADGASNYASTDLATAAYRAEHFQADGIVVVTDFRQADHFEQLYLTVRKWFAAKNYRVPELHHVTFGAVTGEDGKALKTRSGDVIKLKALLDEAEERAFALVTEKSPELPEAERRDIARAVGVGAVQYADLAQNRSSNYVFSWDKMLALDGNTAPYLLYAVARVRSIFRKAELDPTQPPTAGASAPETPQELALARKLVQFADAVQLATNQLRPHFLCLYLFELAGAYSAFYAADKVIVDDPAVRARRLLLCHRTLIVLETGLHLLGLRTLERM from the coding sequence ATGGACCTCCCCTTTCACGTCGCCAGCCACGTTGATGCGGCCCTCCGGGCTGCCGCCGCCCGCTTGGGGCTGGCCGAGCGCGGCTTCCAGCCGGAGGTTCGGGTGGCCGATCCGGCCCACGGCGATTTCCAAGCCAACGGCGCCCTCGCCTTCGCCAAGCGCGAGAAGCAAAACCCGCGCGCGCTCGCCCAGCAAGTCGTGGACGCGCTCGACGCCGACACCCGCGCAGCCTTCGACATCACGCTCGCCGGTCCGGGCTTCATCAACTTCCGCCTCAAGCCCGCCACGCTTCTCGCCTGGCTCGCACGCTATGACTCTGAGGAACACCTGCACTCCGGTGCCGCCACCGAGCACGCGCGGCAAACCTGGGTCGTCGACTACTCGTCGCCGAACACCGCGAAGCAAATGCACGTCGGCCACCTCCGCTCGGCCGTCATCGGGGAAGCGATCTGCCGCTTGCTCGCGTTCACCGGCGCGCGCGTGATTCGCGACAACCATCTCGGCGACTGGGGCACGCAGTTCGGCAAACTCATCTACGGTTACAAGCGCTGGGCCGATCCTGCCGCGCTCGCGACCGACGCGATCGAGGAACTCGAGCGCCTCTACAAACTCGGCAACAACGCCACGCCGGATGGCTCGCCCGAACTCGACGAGGCGCGCCGCGAACTCGTGAAACTCCAGAGCGGCGATCCCGAGAACGTCGCGCTCTGGAAAAAATTCTCCGAGGTCAGCCTCGCCGCGTTCCAGCAGATCTACGACCGCCTCGGCATCACCTTCGACCACAACCTCGGCGAATCGTTCTACAACGACAAGGTCGAGCGCATCTATCGCGAGCTCACCGAAACCGGCCTCGCGCAGGAAAGCGAAGGCGCGCTCGTCGTCTTCCATCCCGAGCATCCGCGCTTCAAGACGCAACCGTTCCTCATCCGCAAAGCCGACGGCGCGTCGAACTACGCCTCTACCGATCTCGCGACCGCCGCGTATCGCGCCGAGCATTTCCAAGCCGACGGCATCGTCGTCGTCACCGACTTCCGCCAGGCCGACCACTTTGAACAACTCTACCTCACGGTGAGAAAATGGTTCGCGGCGAAAAATTACCGCGTGCCCGAGCTGCACCATGTCACCTTCGGCGCTGTCACCGGCGAAGACGGCAAGGCCCTGAAGACGCGCAGCGGCGACGTGATCAAACTCAAGGCGCTGCTCGATGAAGCCGAAGAACGCGCCTTCGCTCTCGTCACGGAAAAAAGCCCCGAGCTACCTGAAGCCGAGCGCCGCGACATCGCCCGCGCTGTCGGCGTCGGCGCCGTGCAATACGCCGACCTCGCCCAAAACCGTTCGAGCAACTACGTCTTCTCCTGGGACAAGATGCTCGCCCTCGACGGCAACACCGCGCCGTATCTCCTCTACGCCGTCGCGCGCGTGCGCTCCATTTTCCGCAAAGCCGAGCTCGATCCGACGCAGCCGCCGACTGCCGGCGCGTCCGCGCCCGAGACGCCGCAGGAACTCGCCCTCGCCCGCAAGCTCGTGCAATTCGCCGACGCCGTGCAGCTCGCCACGAATCAACTGCGCCCGCACTTCCTCTGCCTGTATCTCTTCGAGCTCGCCGGCGCCTACAGCGCGTTCTACGCCGCCGACAAGGTTATCGTCGACGATCCGGCCGTGCGCGCGCGGCGGCTGCTGCTCTGCCACCGCACGCTCATCGTGCTCGAAACCGGCCTGCACCTGCTCGGCCTCCGCACGCTCGAGCGCATGTGA
- a CDS encoding thymidine phosphorylase: protein MRKRPIPTRRFIKPSFTSLIEKKRDNGEFTQEEIRYLIDSTLDGEMPQHQLAALLMAIYFANMSAQETAILTEEMMLSGEVIDLSHITKPKIDKYSTGGVGDKTALVLAPLAMASGVVVPMMVGVEQQFVISALDKLAAVPGFKSHLSIQQFTDQLARVGGAIVEQSKELAPADQKFYDLRLDTGTIPSLPLITGSVLSKKLAEGAEGLVIDVKWGNGSFIKDLEQAKQLARSMTRVGRSMKRRCVALVTDMNQPLGDSVGTALEIKEAIQLLKGEGPEDMKELVLKLGMEIVRLAGVAGSTLSAKQTVQRHLSDGSALEKFKDMIRAQGGDTSFIDHPEKFPTARHIRKLPAPKRGYVHTINAAFIAKGVSILGAGKDSHGKVDHAVGVSEIKKVGTQVKQGEPLMMIHYNDESKLEQALDYFKEAYRLAPKRPIPPPLVVERVA from the coding sequence ATGAGAAAACGTCCCATTCCGACGCGCCGATTCATCAAGCCGTCGTTCACCTCGTTGATCGAGAAGAAACGCGATAATGGCGAATTCACCCAAGAGGAGATTCGCTATCTGATCGACTCGACCCTCGACGGTGAGATGCCTCAGCACCAGCTCGCTGCGCTCCTGATGGCGATTTATTTCGCCAACATGTCCGCGCAGGAGACGGCGATTCTCACGGAGGAAATGATGCTCTCTGGCGAAGTGATCGATCTCTCGCACATCACCAAGCCGAAGATCGACAAATACTCGACCGGCGGCGTCGGCGACAAGACCGCCCTCGTGCTCGCCCCGCTCGCGATGGCCAGCGGCGTCGTCGTCCCGATGATGGTGGGCGTCGAACAGCAGTTCGTCATCAGCGCGCTCGACAAGCTCGCGGCCGTCCCCGGCTTCAAGAGCCACCTGAGCATCCAGCAGTTCACCGACCAGCTCGCCCGCGTCGGCGGCGCGATCGTCGAGCAGAGCAAGGAGCTCGCCCCGGCCGACCAGAAATTCTACGATCTCCGCCTCGACACCGGCACGATCCCGAGCCTCCCGCTCATCACCGGCAGCGTGCTCTCCAAGAAGCTCGCCGAGGGCGCCGAAGGCCTCGTCATCGACGTGAAGTGGGGCAACGGCTCCTTCATCAAGGACCTCGAGCAGGCCAAGCAGCTCGCACGCTCCATGACCCGCGTCGGTCGCTCGATGAAGCGCCGCTGCGTCGCGCTCGTCACCGACATGAACCAGCCGCTCGGCGACTCCGTCGGCACCGCGCTCGAAATCAAGGAAGCCATCCAGCTCCTCAAGGGCGAAGGCCCTGAGGACATGAAGGAACTCGTCCTCAAGCTCGGCATGGAAATCGTCCGCCTCGCCGGCGTCGCGGGCTCCACGCTCTCCGCCAAGCAGACGGTGCAGCGCCACCTCAGCGACGGCTCCGCGCTCGAGAAGTTCAAGGACATGATCCGCGCCCAGGGCGGCGACACGTCCTTCATCGATCATCCAGAAAAATTCCCGACGGCCCGCCACATCCGCAAGCTGCCCGCCCCGAAGCGCGGCTACGTGCACACCATCAATGCGGCCTTCATCGCCAAGGGCGTCTCCATCCTCGGCGCTGGCAAGGACTCGCACGGCAAGGTCGACCACGCGGTCGGCGTGTCCGAGATCAAGAAGGTCGGCACGCAGGTGAAGCAGGGCGAGCCGCTCATGATGATTCACTACAACGACGAATCGAAGCTCGAGCAGGCGCTGGACTACTTCAAGGAAGCCTACCGCCTCGCCCCGAAGCGCCCGATCCCGCCGCCGCTCGTCGTCGAGCGCGTCGCCTGA